In Leptospira harrisiae, a genomic segment contains:
- the gspE gene encoding type II secretion system ATPase GspE: protein MRKSLGQILLEDGILTVKDLEDISKQQEKTNLPITHIIQKKGLASETDILKALAKLHRMEFIDKLEFVGNEEVFGKIPLKLVQRSKIVPVTVKGKKVIVATCDPTDLHPMDDMRSFLKGYEIQFVLATENEIMRIIHSQFDKTTAEAKEMMDEMDGSFGDLSDVFESDALDLSNEAPIIKMVNVILSQAVSERASDIHVEPFEKSVVVRYRVDGVLQKVLNPPKSYLAGISTRIKIMSNLNIAENRLPQDGRIKLRLAGKDVDVRVSIIPCQFGERIVMRILNKTDQKYSIETMGFNKEILNDFKHLIYKPYGIILVTGPTGSGKSTTLYSALSEINTEERNIITCEDPVEYQMDGISQMQMNEKIGLTFAAGLRSILRQDPDVVMVGEIRDEETARIAIQASLTGHLVFSTLHTNDASSAVTRLVDMGIEPYLITSSVLGFMAQRLVRVICKDCKTSYKPTDKDLAGLGIQRKELKNGVLYRGKGCSSCLNSGYKGRTGLYELLTMNDEIKRAILQGADANRIKEIALKNGLSTLQVYGKYKVIEGVTTPEEVLRVS, encoded by the coding sequence ATGAGAAAGAGTTTAGGCCAAATCCTACTTGAAGATGGGATCCTTACGGTTAAGGATCTCGAAGATATTTCCAAACAACAGGAAAAAACAAATCTCCCTATCACTCATATCATTCAAAAAAAAGGCCTCGCTTCCGAAACAGACATTTTAAAAGCACTAGCGAAACTCCATCGTATGGAGTTTATCGACAAACTTGAGTTTGTTGGAAATGAAGAAGTATTTGGAAAAATCCCATTAAAACTAGTCCAACGTTCTAAAATTGTTCCAGTTACAGTCAAAGGCAAAAAAGTAATCGTTGCCACTTGTGATCCAACAGACCTACATCCAATGGATGATATGAGATCCTTCTTAAAAGGATATGAAATACAATTCGTTCTTGCCACAGAAAACGAAATTATGAGAATCATCCACTCTCAGTTCGACAAAACAACTGCCGAAGCCAAAGAGATGATGGATGAAATGGATGGGAGTTTTGGTGATCTCTCTGACGTTTTCGAATCCGACGCACTAGATTTATCCAACGAAGCTCCCATCATCAAGATGGTGAACGTAATTTTATCACAAGCAGTATCAGAACGAGCCTCAGATATCCACGTAGAACCATTTGAAAAATCCGTAGTGGTTCGATACCGTGTGGATGGTGTTTTACAAAAGGTTTTAAATCCACCTAAGTCTTATTTGGCGGGAATTTCAACTCGTATCAAAATCATGTCAAACTTAAACATTGCGGAAAACCGTTTGCCACAAGACGGTAGGATCAAACTTAGGTTGGCAGGAAAAGATGTGGATGTCCGGGTTTCTATCATCCCTTGCCAATTCGGGGAACGGATCGTAATGCGTATCCTAAACAAAACTGACCAAAAATATTCCATTGAAACCATGGGTTTTAATAAGGAAATTTTGAATGATTTTAAGCATTTAATCTATAAACCTTATGGAATCATTTTAGTCACAGGTCCCACTGGATCTGGTAAATCTACGACACTTTATTCTGCACTTTCTGAAATCAATACAGAAGAGCGAAACATCATCACCTGCGAAGATCCGGTGGAATACCAGATGGATGGTATTTCGCAAATGCAAATGAACGAAAAAATTGGCCTAACTTTTGCTGCAGGTTTACGTTCTATCCTTCGTCAAGATCCGGATGTGGTGATGGTAGGGGAGATCCGTGATGAGGAAACCGCAAGGATTGCCATCCAAGCCTCACTTACTGGTCACTTAGTTTTTTCTACCTTACATACAAATGATGCTTCGTCTGCTGTAACAAGGCTTGTGGATATGGGAATTGAACCATATCTCATCACAAGTTCTGTGTTAGGTTTTATGGCCCAAAGGCTTGTACGTGTGATTTGTAAGGATTGTAAAACGAGTTACAAACCTACAGATAAAGATTTAGCAGGTCTTGGAATCCAAAGAAAAGAATTAAAAAACGGAGTTTTGTATCGTGGGAAAGGTTGTTCTTCCTGTCTAAACTCTGGATACAAAGGTAGAACAGGTTTGTACGAACTTCTCACTATGAATGATGAAATCAAACGAGCCATTTTACAGGGTGCTGATGCCAATCGAATCAAAGAAATCGCATTGAAAAATGGTCTATCGACTTTGCAAGTTTACGGCAAATATAAAGTGATTGAGGGTGTAACAACTCCAGAAGAAGTCCTTCGGGTATCATAA
- a CDS encoding type II secretion system F family protein: MPLYTYVAFNRKGKEEKNIIDAPNLQAARNKLKAKGLYVRSIQEDREKEERELFPFLSKLLYRIPRKEVGLFCKQLGTLIGAGIPLDKCLLSIIDQVENIYFKKVLIEMRADITEGMSLSESMKKHKTVFPDQYPSLISVGESTGNYENTLHRLAELEEKSSELKSKVQVAMIYPMIMGLLSLGVSIFLLVVVIPQIEQLFASFDAKLPLLTRSVIFLSYVLTNYWFFILGAIAGGLLGFMKWKSGGEGKKTWDKFLLRLPVIGTLLRKILVSNFARNLSILLLNRVPLIVSLNIVSDVVGHTVFKEEIESAIVKIKEGGKLSDSLQGSQVLPQMVLGMLSAGEASDKVPEMMNKLSEIYESEVDTAIKSLTQSLEPMMIIVMGGIIFTIMAAIMTPMYKLTQEIQGM; the protein is encoded by the coding sequence ATGCCACTCTATACTTACGTTGCATTCAATCGAAAGGGTAAAGAAGAAAAAAATATCATAGATGCCCCAAACCTTCAGGCGGCACGTAACAAACTTAAGGCGAAAGGGCTGTACGTTCGCTCCATCCAAGAAGATAGGGAAAAGGAAGAACGTGAACTTTTTCCTTTTTTATCAAAGTTATTATATAGAATTCCAAGAAAAGAAGTCGGACTATTTTGTAAACAACTTGGAACCCTGATTGGTGCAGGGATCCCTCTTGATAAATGTTTACTCTCCATCATTGACCAAGTCGAGAATATCTATTTCAAAAAAGTTTTGATAGAGATGAGAGCGGATATTACGGAAGGAATGAGTCTTTCCGAGTCTATGAAGAAACACAAAACTGTTTTTCCTGACCAGTATCCCAGTTTGATTTCTGTAGGTGAATCGACAGGAAATTATGAAAACACGTTGCACCGGTTAGCTGAACTCGAGGAAAAATCTTCCGAATTAAAATCAAAAGTCCAAGTGGCTATGATTTATCCAATGATCATGGGTTTACTTTCTTTGGGTGTATCCATCTTTCTTCTTGTTGTAGTCATTCCACAAATCGAACAGTTGTTTGCTTCCTTTGATGCCAAACTTCCGCTACTCACAAGAAGTGTGATTTTTTTATCCTATGTTTTGACCAATTATTGGTTTTTTATTTTGGGAGCGATCGCCGGTGGACTACTTGGGTTTATGAAATGGAAAAGTGGAGGCGAAGGGAAAAAAACTTGGGACAAATTCCTCCTTCGTTTGCCAGTCATCGGAACCTTACTTCGTAAAATTTTGGTTTCGAATTTTGCTAGAAATTTATCCATTTTACTTCTCAACCGGGTACCACTAATTGTTTCATTGAACATTGTCTCCGATGTAGTTGGTCACACAGTTTTTAAGGAAGAAATTGAATCGGCAATCGTCAAAATCAAAGAAGGGGGAAAACTTTCTGATTCGTTACAAGGATCACAAGTCCTCCCGCAAATGGTACTCGGGATGCTGAGTGCAGGGGAAGCCTCTGACAAAGTCCCCGAAATGATGAATAAACTCTCGGAAATCTATGAATCCGAGGTAGACACAGCAATAAAATCTTTGACCCAATCATTAGAACCAATGATGATCATTGTAATGGGTGGAATTATTTTTACCATTATGGCGGCGATTATGACGCCAATGTACAAACTAACTCAAGAAATCCAGGGGATGTAG
- a CDS encoding type II secretion system protein GspG has protein sequence MKTKGKHRKIREGLTLIEITVVMLILGSLMAILYSSIGNRGEGEKKLKLKNDSAVLKTALERYLEVYDKYPSEEQGLQALIEKPDDDKIGDDYEPIIREKAVLKDPWKTPYVLKFEGATPQILTLGDDKKEGGEGKGKDFNILSPDDYPAAFR, from the coding sequence ATGAAAACTAAAGGGAAACACAGAAAGATACGTGAGGGACTAACTCTAATCGAGATTACCGTGGTAATGCTCATTTTAGGATCTCTTATGGCGATTCTTTACTCCAGTATCGGAAACCGGGGTGAAGGCGAAAAAAAACTGAAACTGAAAAATGATAGCGCTGTTCTTAAAACGGCCCTCGAACGATATTTAGAAGTGTATGACAAATACCCTTCCGAAGAACAAGGTTTACAGGCACTGATTGAAAAACCAGATGATGATAAAATTGGTGATGATTATGAACCAATTATACGTGAAAAAGCCGTTCTGAAAGATCCGTGGAAAACACCGTATGTTCTAAAGTTTGAAGGAGCTACTCCTCAAATTCTGACACTTGGTGATGATAAAAAAGAAGGTGGAGAAGGAAAAGGTAAAGACTTTAATATCCTTTCACCGGATGATTACCCGGCCGCTTTCCGATAA
- a CDS encoding general secretion pathway protein GspH, translating into MVIVGGTLRNLIIPSTEDIAVKLQESFKFGYNKAQLTNQAVLFQYDFEKREYQFFLLKREEGGLEEESILKKVTLPFYSKIVSVRDLGGKPRSEGKIRIVFTPQGTTTDLFLYVGSDTEIKRTIQIYRYGGKIKIHKTEYFPELDTNQIQKISYGLDERDEQVDSNAKTQPK; encoded by the coding sequence ATGGTGATTGTTGGTGGTACTCTCCGTAACCTAATCATCCCATCCACAGAAGACATTGCTGTTAAACTACAGGAATCTTTTAAATTCGGATACAATAAGGCCCAACTTACAAACCAAGCCGTTTTATTCCAATATGACTTTGAAAAGCGTGAATACCAGTTTTTCCTTTTAAAAAGAGAGGAAGGTGGACTAGAAGAGGAATCCATTTTAAAGAAAGTAACTCTTCCTTTTTATTCAAAAATTGTCAGCGTACGTGACTTAGGTGGTAAGCCAAGATCGGAAGGAAAAATCCGAATTGTATTTACTCCACAAGGAACCACAACCGATTTATTTTTGTATGTTGGCTCCGATACAGAAATCAAAAGAACCATTCAAATTTATCGTTACGGTGGAAAAATCAAAATTCATAAAACAGAATATTTTCCGGAACTAGACACCAATCAAATTCAAAAAATATCCTATGGACTCGACGAAAGAGATGAACAGGTGGATTCCAATGCAAAAACCCAACCTAAATAA
- a CDS encoding prepilin-type N-terminal cleavage/methylation domain-containing protein has translation MQKPNLNNFTRRAFTLFEVTIAMAMAAMVMTYTYSLIAEGISYQKKAVLLANAVHLAKIKMAQVDSSTTMQTDTSRGSIEAFPGYTFETEIKEEEMDLLKLAAGPNAESLRNKAPKDMLGDKDVGLSDLMKKRGQKKSFETGGVLKVFRVKVSIFYIDGNKKETYSVETFRSTKY, from the coding sequence ATGCAAAAACCCAACCTAAATAATTTTACACGTCGTGCATTTACCCTTTTTGAAGTTACCATTGCAATGGCAATGGCAGCGATGGTAATGACTTATACATATTCACTTATTGCAGAAGGAATTTCTTATCAGAAAAAAGCAGTTTTACTCGCCAATGCAGTTCATTTAGCAAAAATCAAAATGGCTCAAGTAGATTCATCGACAACTATGCAAACGGACACCTCTCGCGGATCCATTGAAGCATTTCCTGGTTACACTTTTGAAACAGAAATTAAAGAAGAAGAGATGGATTTACTCAAACTAGCTGCTGGGCCTAATGCGGAATCCCTTCGGAATAAAGCACCCAAGGATATGTTAGGTGATAAAGATGTTGGATTGAGTGACCTGATGAAAAAAAGAGGTCAGAAAAAAAGTTTTGAAACAGGTGGGGTTTTGAAAGTATTTCGTGTAAAGGTTTCTATTTTTTATATAGATGGAAATAAAAAAGAAACATATAGTGTGGAAACTTTCAGGAGCACAAAATACTAA
- a CDS encoding type II secretion system protein GspJ, producing MFVNRRRRGFTLVEISIVVMIMAVIFTGIFSVFYTANKISRKGASNKGANRKDILYAMENIRGTLTRTYFIDNQKRILFVGKQDGVTGTRNDRIVFATANPNSEEEGQASVREVSFYLRKMPNPKMDGLSYLIRREDEMIDTFPTQGGVEHVLLENVKSFQMKFSERGDKWVDDWNSRTTKKIPRLIRFEIISLVGNAFVKYESLAHPVILYK from the coding sequence ATGTTTGTGAATCGTAGAAGACGTGGATTTACACTCGTGGAAATTTCCATCGTTGTGATGATTATGGCTGTGATATTCACAGGAATTTTTTCTGTATTTTATACTGCGAATAAAATCTCACGAAAAGGTGCCTCAAACAAAGGTGCAAATCGTAAAGACATTCTTTATGCAATGGAAAATATTCGTGGTACTCTCACTCGGACTTATTTTATCGATAATCAAAAAAGAATTTTATTTGTGGGAAAACAAGATGGTGTGACTGGGACAAGAAATGATCGGATTGTATTTGCTACTGCCAATCCGAATTCCGAAGAAGAAGGACAAGCTTCGGTCAGAGAAGTTTCCTTTTATTTGCGTAAAATGCCAAATCCTAAAATGGATGGATTGTCTTATTTGATTCGCCGAGAAGATGAAATGATAGATACATTCCCCACCCAAGGTGGCGTTGAACATGTATTACTTGAAAATGTAAAAAGTTTCCAAATGAAATTTTCCGAACGCGGAGACAAATGGGTTGATGATTGGAATTCCCGTACTACCAAAAAAATTCCAAGACTCATTCGATTTGAAATTATATCACTTGTGGGGAATGCCTTTGTTAAATATGAATCGCTGGCGCATCCGGTTATCCTCTACAAATAA
- a CDS encoding general secretion pathway protein GspK — MNRWRIRLSSTNKNAKKGFMVYLLVMAIGTASLFTASKFFEDAATEYRVARSQADGFRAHMLAKAGFMGAVGALKKIPEEVLYQSGLAMDPPPIPLGGGVIYYTMSPEDGKININSLVKIYDDQPNQRTIEMVTRLFYQFGLKREMIFPILDWIDENHQETGGGAEQYYYNRLSPPRKIKNAPLYSLSELLSVKGFDRSLVYESLKPKDYDKNNSKDFMTEEERALRSDKDYVLSNNITAYLPAGDSYDDRININTAPYFVLISLSDFMTKQAAMKILKLKLQKGGYIKELKDLETEPEFQVKTTGDLTLYKELAGEGTDVSGGRIKTKGEVYKITGVGIIKDKVVRKVSGLFDLTNNQMLYYTED, encoded by the coding sequence ATGAATCGCTGGCGCATCCGGTTATCCTCTACAAATAAAAACGCAAAAAAAGGATTTATGGTCTATCTCCTAGTGATGGCGATAGGTACCGCATCTCTGTTTACGGCATCCAAATTTTTTGAAGATGCGGCAACTGAATACCGTGTGGCCCGCTCTCAAGCAGATGGATTTCGTGCCCATATGCTTGCGAAAGCAGGTTTTATGGGTGCCGTGGGAGCTCTTAAAAAAATTCCAGAAGAAGTATTATACCAATCGGGACTTGCGATGGACCCGCCACCAATCCCTCTAGGAGGGGGTGTCATCTATTATACGATGAGTCCAGAAGATGGAAAAATCAATATCAACTCTCTTGTGAAAATCTATGATGACCAGCCAAACCAAAGGACCATTGAAATGGTCACTCGTTTGTTTTATCAATTTGGTTTAAAGCGAGAGATGATTTTCCCTATTTTGGATTGGATCGATGAAAATCACCAAGAAACGGGAGGGGGTGCAGAACAATACTATTACAATAGGCTTTCTCCGCCTAGAAAAATCAAAAATGCCCCACTTTATTCGCTTTCAGAGCTATTGAGCGTGAAAGGTTTTGATCGTTCCCTCGTTTATGAAAGTTTGAAACCAAAGGATTATGATAAAAATAACTCCAAGGACTTTATGACAGAGGAGGAAAGAGCCCTTCGTTCCGATAAGGATTATGTGCTCTCCAATAATATCACAGCCTATTTGCCTGCAGGTGATTCTTACGATGACCGAATCAATATCAATACGGCTCCCTATTTTGTCCTGATTTCCCTTTCCGACTTTATGACCAAACAAGCCGCCATGAAAATTTTGAAACTCAAGTTGCAGAAAGGAGGCTATATTAAAGAATTGAAAGATCTGGAGACCGAACCAGAATTCCAAGTCAAAACCACAGGGGATCTCACTCTGTATAAAGAACTTGCGGGTGAGGGAACGGATGTATCTGGTGGACGAATCAAAACCAAGGGCGAAGTTTATAAAATCACTGGGGTTGGGATTATCAAGGATAAAGTGGTTCGAAAGGTATCGGGTCTTTTTGACCTTACCAACAACCAAATGTTATACTATACTGAAGATTAA
- a CDS encoding cell division protein FtsA, with product MLSFDQYLAIDYGSTFLKGVLFKKVLGKVVILRTESLPVVELDESEGDPFEYNIIRFIQSFFPEENRFLLNLGIHNLFVRDLTVPLVSEKAIQEVLPFEVENLVPYPMEELEVIGKTWRANKENSEVISFNVHHSELLRALKPFAKGDLSLSCLSLDSFALSSLVTKNYPLLLADQTILQLDLGGRYSILNVLFEGKLRHTRQIYIGGEDVSLEIANLLKIELEDARVLKESLPVGFLFETIEKSDESSFLSKFHISATQWKSLRKFILAKIDQLIHEVENSIFSLPETERPNLILLSGGASLYPGLTSYLEEKLGIRTGRYEFLGIDDPSFVTAVATGTHFESRNRVNFLETGFAKRIHTNRFKLSAFKPHLILVSISLVLLFGVFIIGIILDKRKISANKQVLLEKYKNGIGGELGEDDDPLAEANKKLKAERKKTEIYRLFLSQESVLDVLNEATEQFPSPEVLPFILDQFNFEEKEIQIYGRVNEFGEIGTIQSALEKSEKFTNIQIQNKRLITGVNKFKVSFKIKMDVVTPKDEP from the coding sequence ATGTTATCATTTGACCAATACCTAGCTATCGATTATGGTTCTACGTTTTTAAAGGGAGTCCTTTTCAAAAAGGTTCTCGGAAAAGTTGTCATCCTCAGGACAGAAAGCCTTCCTGTTGTGGAACTTGATGAATCAGAAGGGGATCCCTTCGAATACAATATCATTCGTTTCATTCAAAGTTTTTTTCCTGAAGAAAATAGGTTTTTATTAAATTTAGGAATTCACAATTTATTTGTTCGAGATCTAACGGTTCCACTCGTTTCTGAAAAAGCCATTCAAGAAGTTTTACCTTTTGAAGTCGAAAACTTAGTTCCTTACCCCATGGAAGAACTGGAAGTCATTGGAAAAACATGGAGAGCAAATAAAGAAAACTCAGAAGTGATTTCCTTTAATGTACACCACTCGGAATTACTTCGTGCGTTAAAACCATTTGCGAAGGGTGATTTATCTTTATCTTGTTTGTCTCTTGACTCCTTTGCCTTATCTTCGCTCGTTACAAAAAACTATCCTTTGTTACTTGCTGACCAAACTATTTTGCAACTTGATTTGGGTGGAAGGTATAGTATTCTGAATGTTCTCTTCGAGGGAAAACTACGACACACCCGCCAAATTTATATTGGTGGAGAAGATGTGAGTTTAGAAATCGCAAACTTACTTAAAATCGAACTTGAAGACGCGCGGGTTTTAAAAGAATCTCTACCTGTTGGGTTTCTGTTTGAAACAATTGAAAAATCAGATGAATCCAGTTTTCTTTCTAAGTTCCATATCTCTGCAACGCAGTGGAAATCACTTCGAAAGTTTATTTTAGCAAAAATTGACCAACTCATTCACGAAGTGGAAAATAGTATTTTTTCTCTTCCTGAAACGGAAAGACCTAACCTGATTCTTTTGTCTGGTGGAGCAAGTTTGTATCCTGGTCTCACTTCTTATTTAGAAGAGAAGTTGGGAATACGGACTGGGCGTTATGAATTTTTAGGAATTGATGATCCAAGTTTTGTGACAGCAGTCGCTACGGGAACTCATTTTGAATCTCGTAACCGAGTTAACTTTTTAGAAACTGGATTTGCAAAACGAATTCATACTAACCGATTTAAATTATCGGCATTTAAACCTCATTTAATTCTTGTTAGTATTTCTCTTGTCCTATTGTTTGGTGTTTTTATTATCGGAATCATTTTGGACAAACGAAAAATTTCTGCAAACAAACAAGTTTTACTAGAGAAGTATAAAAATGGAATTGGTGGTGAACTTGGTGAAGACGACGATCCACTCGCAGAGGCCAATAAAAAACTAAAAGCGGAACGTAAAAAAACAGAAATTTATCGTCTTTTCCTTTCACAAGAAAGTGTTTTGGACGTTTTGAATGAAGCCACAGAACAATTTCCTTCACCAGAAGTTTTACCTTTTATTTTGGATCAGTTTAACTTTGAGGAAAAGGAAATCCAAATATATGGAAGGGTCAATGAATTTGGAGAAATTGGAACCATCCAATCAGCCTTAGAAAAATCAGAGAAATTTACAAACATTCAAATTCAAAACAAAAGACTCATCACTGGTGTCAATAAATTCAAGGTTAGTTTTAAAATCAAAATGGATGTTGTGACTCCTAAGGATGAACCGTAA
- the gspN gene encoding type II secretion system protein GspN produces the protein MPKENELEEDFLTEEDQEIQESLLEDDGDLFDEDGDEEHSKVNRKQIFTLVAIAVVSFFVFTLFIFPLNEIVRSILIKTGKETGIFMDAKEIHFPMIGRKSFDSFVASFPTGTSIKAEEISLGVSLIGLLQSRLDGDANIGYFSFEGSEWAFSAQTLDIPLRLAPLDDKITKWNGEGEIDLSGGKIKESAEIPFLGSLKGTDIRKANLVFKIRSGKLLLERGVLESSLAKFQFQGVVRLSDTLSFSQLDLKVCFTLTEKFAQERQDLVGMVALLPQEGGKTCIPIRGTFSSPKVDLPNLNQLGGSAPKAEDTSIEPAPVP, from the coding sequence ATGCCAAAAGAAAATGAATTGGAAGAAGATTTCCTAACAGAAGAAGACCAAGAAATCCAAGAGAGTCTTTTGGAAGACGATGGTGATTTGTTTGATGAAGATGGTGACGAAGAACATTCCAAAGTCAACCGTAAACAGATTTTTACCTTAGTTGCCATTGCTGTTGTTTCCTTTTTTGTATTTACTTTATTTATTTTTCCACTCAATGAAATCGTCCGTTCTATCCTTATCAAAACTGGTAAAGAAACCGGAATCTTTATGGATGCAAAAGAAATCCATTTTCCCATGATCGGGAGAAAGTCTTTTGATAGTTTTGTAGCTAGTTTCCCAACGGGAACTTCGATCAAGGCAGAAGAAATTAGTTTAGGTGTCTCTCTGATCGGACTTTTGCAGTCCAGGTTAGATGGCGATGCTAACATTGGTTATTTTAGTTTTGAAGGTAGTGAATGGGCTTTTTCTGCCCAAACATTGGACATTCCGCTCCGATTGGCTCCACTCGATGATAAAATTACCAAATGGAATGGAGAAGGGGAAATTGACCTTTCTGGCGGAAAAATCAAAGAATCTGCAGAAATTCCTTTTTTAGGTAGTCTTAAGGGAACTGACATCCGTAAGGCGAATCTTGTTTTCAAAATTCGTTCCGGAAAATTACTTTTAGAGCGGGGAGTTTTAGAGTCATCTCTAGCTAAATTTCAATTCCAAGGTGTGGTTCGTCTTTCTGATACTTTATCTTTTTCCCAACTGGATCTTAAGGTTTGTTTTACTTTGACTGAAAAATTTGCTCAGGAACGCCAGGACTTAGTGGGAATGGTTGCCCTTCTTCCGCAAGAAGGGGGCAAAACTTGTATCCCGATTCGTGGTACATTTTCATCTCCAAAGGTTGATCTTCCCAACTTAAATCAGTTAGGTGGCAGTGCGCCAAAAGCAGAAGATACTTCGATTGAACCGGCTCCAGTCCCTTAA